The following are from one region of the Agelaius phoeniceus isolate bAgePho1 chromosome 20, bAgePho1.hap1, whole genome shotgun sequence genome:
- the METTL27 gene encoding methyltransferase-like protein 27, with product MGLPAAVRDRVAAVHRGSALPERLRLYDGWAALYEQDVAALEYRAPYLAAASLAFAFPAPRAEARLLDVACGTGLVARELHRRGFRCLDGVDGSAGMLERARSTGLYQELQLCVLGREPLPAPAEHYDAVTVVGALGEGQVPSTVLPELLRVTKPGGFLCLTTRSNPSNLRYKAELEAALGQLEQRGAWQKLLAQEVEYWERATSEEESTQGTGYISGVVYIYQKCPVPNLEEG from the exons ATGGGGCTGCCGGCTGCCGTGCGGGACCGCGTGGCTGCGGTGCACCGGGGCTCGGCGCTGCCCGAACGGCTGCGGCTCTACGACGGCTGGGCCGCCCTCTACGAGCAG GATGTGGCGGCTCTGGAGTACCGGGCACCGTATCTCGCCGCCGCCTCGCTCGCCTTCGCCTTCCCCGCGCCGCGTGCGGAGGCGCGGCTGCTCGATGTGGCCTGTGGCACCGGGCTCGTAGCGCGGGAG CTCCACCGGCGCGGGTTCCGCTGCCTGGACGGCGTGGACGGCAGCGCGGGGATGCTGGAGCGGGCGCGGAGCACCGGGCTctaccaggagctgcagctctgcgtCCTGGGCAGGGAGCCGCTGCCCGCGCCCGCAG AGCACTACGACGCCGTGACGGTGGTGGGGGCCCTGGGCGAGGGGCAGGTGCCGAGCACGGTGCTGCCGGAGCTGCTGCGGGTCACCAAGCCGG GCGGCTTCCTGTGCCTGACAACGAGGAGCAACCCCTCGAACCTGCGGTACAAGGCggagctggaggcagcactggggcagctggagcagagaggagcctgGCAAAAGCTGCTGGCCCAGGAAGTGGAGTATTGGGAGAGGGCCACCTCCGAGGAGGAGAGCACCCAGGGCACTGGCTACATCTCTGGGGTGGTCTACATCTACCAGAAGTGCCCTGTTCCCAACCTCGAGGAGGGCTGA
- the LOC129129249 gene encoding claudin-4-like: MAMMTMQTGGLMMAALGWLGSILTCALPMWKVTAFIGSNIVVAQVFWEGLWMNCVYESTGQMQCKAYDSLLELTSDLQAARALVVTSIFVACLAFFIALSGADCTRCVDDNGTKSRISAVAGVIFIMASIMLLIPVSWSANSIVSNFYNPMVPEALKRELGAALYIGWASSALQLFGGGVLCCSGSQSQQDPYPKKYRAVKTCGPMGYAMKDYV; encoded by the coding sequence ATGGCGATGATGACGATGCAGACGGGAGGACTGATGATGGCCGcactgggctggctgggctccatcctcacctgtgccctgcccaTGTGGAAGGTGACGGCCTTCATCGGCTCCAACATTGTGGTGGcccaggtgttctgggaagGGCTGTGGATGAACTGCGTCTATGAGAGCACGGGGCAGATGCAGTGCAAGGCCTACGACTCGCTGCTGGAGCTCACCTCTGACCTGCAAGCTGCTCGTGCCCTGGTGGTCACCTCCATCTTCGTGGCCTGCCTTGCCTTCTTCATCGCCCTCTCGGGAGCTGACTGCACCCGCTGTGTGGATGACAACGGCACCAAGAGCAGGATCTCTGCAGTGGCAGGTGTCATCTTCATCATGGCCAGCATCATGCTGCTCATCCCTGTTTCCTGGTCTGCCAACAGCATCGTCAGCAACTTCTACAACCCCATGGTGCCTGAGGCCCTCAAGAGAGAGCTGGGGGCTGCCCTCTACATCGGCTGGGCCTCCAGTGCCCTGCAGCTCTTCGGTGGGGGtgtcctgtgctgctcaggatCCCAGTCCCAGCAGGACCCCTACCCCAAGAAGTACAGGGCAGTGAAAACCTGTGGCCCAATGGGCTATGCCATGAAGGACTATGTGTGA
- the LOC129129245 gene encoding claudin-4-like, producing MLPWACPACPQQWDALLHLGGLVPVPCILLRGSSWDIKCHHCREKYKWKNPGKLVLPLRPVPAAGRRLRQRSSLGKGIKCLPWSWQPALRGGRRAGNRQRAMASMGMQVLGIALSVIGWLASILCCALPMWRETAFVGNNIVVAQIIWEGLWMSCVVQSTGQMQCKVYDSLLALPQDLQAARAMVVVAIVLAILGTLLAVTGGKCTNCVEDDTAKAKVMILSGIIFIVAGILILIPISWSANSIIQDFYNPLVSDSQKRDLGSSLYVGWAASALLLLGGGILCCTCPPRGEKPYSAKFTAARSLPASNYV from the coding sequence ATGCTGCCCTGGGCAtgtcctgcctgcccacagcaATGGGATGCACTCCTGCACCTGGGTGGCCTGGTTCCAGTCCCCTGCATCCTCCTCcgtgggagcagctgggataTTAAGTGTCATCACTGCAGGGAGAAATACAAGTGGAAGAATCCCGGGAAACTGGTTCTACCCCTCCGTCCAGTGCCGGCGGCAGGCCGGCGGCTGCGGCAGCGCTCCTCCCTCGGCAAAGGCATAAAATGCCTGCCATGGTCCTGGCAGCCGGCACTGCGCGGCGGGAGGCGGGCAGGGAACAGGCAGCGAGCGATGGCCTCCATGGGGATGCAGGTGCTGGGCATCGCCCTCTCTGTCATCGGCTGGCTGGCCTCCATCCTCTGCTGCGCGCTTCCCATGTGGCGGGAGACGGCCTTCGTCGGGAACAACATCGTGGTGGCGCAGATCATCTGGGAAGGGCTGTGGATGAGCTGCGtggtgcagagcacagggcagatGCAGTGCAAGGTCTACGACTCGCTGCTGGCCCTGCCGCAGGACCTGCAAGCCGCCCGTGCCATGGTGGTGGTGGCCATCGTCCTGGCCATCCTGGGCACCCTGCTGGCCGTCACCGGTGGCAAATGCACCAATTGTGTGGAGGATGACACTGCCAAAGCCAAGGTCATGATCCTCTCCGGCATCATCTTCATCGTCGCCGgtatcctcatcctcatccccatctcGTGGTCAGCCAACAGCATCATCCAGGACTTCTACAACCCGCTGGTCTCTGACTCGCAGAAGCGGGACCTGGGCTCGTCCCTCTACGTGGGCTGGGCGGCCTCGGCGCTCCTGCTGCTTGGGGGGGGGATCCTGTGCTGCACCTGCCCCCCCCGCGGGGAGAAGCCCTACTCGGCCAAGTTCACGGCTGCTCGCTCGTTGCCAGCCAGCAACTACGTGTAG